A portion of the Thermoflexus hugenholtzii JAD2 genome contains these proteins:
- a CDS encoding NAD-dependent epimerase/dehydratase family protein encodes MRILVTGATGFLGRNLCPYLAEQGYRVRALARPASDWKFLAAHGIEVAFGDVQDPASVRAAVEGCDAVIHAAGYFRFWGPRARYWEVNVEGTRNVVEAALAAGVRRFVHISTVAVVGRPRRGAVIDETYPCQPVDDYQRTKWEGERLVQEAVGRGLPAVILRPGAFYGPWGRYAFNRLFFEDFLRGLRLQVHGGRRYTFPIFVPDLCRVIEAALHRGRVGEVYNVADQSRTHGEIYEIVARIAGVPAWRINVPAAPMWALAWAWTKLAGLTGREPYYPLTLATYVFYDWVVSSEKARRELGFEPTPFEEGVRRTLEWYWAQGILRPPRRTPSNLL; translated from the coding sequence ATGCGCATCCTGGTGACCGGTGCCACAGGCTTCCTGGGGCGGAACCTCTGCCCATATCTGGCGGAGCAGGGATATCGCGTGCGCGCCCTGGCCCGCCCGGCTTCGGACTGGAAGTTCCTGGCCGCGCATGGGATCGAGGTCGCCTTCGGGGATGTGCAGGACCCCGCCTCCGTGCGGGCGGCCGTGGAGGGCTGCGATGCGGTGATCCACGCAGCGGGTTACTTTCGGTTCTGGGGTCCGCGGGCGCGCTACTGGGAAGTCAACGTCGAGGGGACGCGGAACGTGGTGGAGGCGGCCCTGGCCGCGGGTGTGAGGCGGTTCGTCCACATCTCCACGGTGGCGGTGGTGGGGCGGCCGCGCCGGGGCGCGGTGATCGATGAAACCTATCCCTGCCAGCCGGTGGATGATTATCAGCGGACGAAGTGGGAGGGCGAGCGGCTGGTTCAGGAGGCGGTCGGGAGAGGGCTCCCGGCGGTCATCCTGCGCCCGGGAGCCTTCTACGGCCCCTGGGGGCGCTACGCCTTCAACCGGTTGTTCTTCGAGGACTTCCTGCGCGGGCTGCGCCTGCAGGTCCACGGCGGCCGCCGCTATACATTTCCCATCTTCGTGCCGGACCTCTGCCGGGTGATCGAGGCGGCGCTGCATCGGGGGCGGGTGGGGGAGGTCTACAACGTGGCCGATCAAAGCCGGACCCACGGGGAGATCTACGAGATCGTCGCTCGCATCGCCGGGGTTCCCGCGTGGCGGATCAACGTCCCGGCGGCCCCGATGTGGGCCCTGGCCTGGGCCTGGACGAAGCTGGCGGGCCTCACCGGGCGGGAGCCTTATTACCCGCTGACCCTGGCTACTTATGTGTTCTATGACTGGGTGGTCTCCTCGGAGAAAGCCCGGCGGGAGCTGGGATTCGAGCCCACGCCCTTCGAGGAGGGGGTCCGCCGCACCCTGGAGTGGTATTGGGCGCAGGGGATCCTGAGGCCGCCGCGGCGGACTCCGAGCAACTTGCTCTAA
- a CDS encoding HEPN domain-containing protein, which translates to MHEAAKPWLDLAYQDLLAAKVLYEEGIYNLVCFHVQQCVEKSLKGLLVALGHPPPRLHSVSELLRLTPPNLFSDLSQNLAIFDDYYIPVRYPDALPGPLPYGLPGEQEARVALELAEVVMKKVLDQLRTL; encoded by the coding sequence ATGCACGAGGCGGCTAAGCCGTGGCTCGATCTCGCCTATCAGGATCTCCTTGCCGCGAAAGTGCTCTATGAAGAAGGAATCTATAACCTTGTCTGCTTCCACGTGCAACAATGCGTTGAAAAGTCTCTCAAAGGTCTGCTCGTCGCTCTGGGTCATCCACCACCCCGCCTGCATTCCGTGTCGGAGCTTCTGAGGCTCACTCCTCCAAATTTGTTTTCAGACCTCTCGCAGAACTTGGCGATTTTCGACGACTACTACATACCAGTTAGGTATCCGGATGCTCTCCCGGGGCCTCTCCCCTATGGCCTTCCAGGAGAGCAAGAGGCCCGCGTGGCCCTTGAGCTGGCCGAAGTCGTGATGAAGAAGGTCCTTGACCAGCTCCGCACTCTTTAG
- a CDS encoding nucleotidyltransferase domain-containing protein — protein MSWNPSPQERRRVLEEELQRFVEILRREINPERIILFGSLATGEIGPWSDIDLVIVMRTDQPFIERLHTIRRLLQPRVATDLLVYTPEEFEQLARERPFVREEILAKGVLLYARGG, from the coding sequence ATGAGCTGGAATCCCTCGCCCCAGGAGCGCCGCCGGGTGCTGGAGGAAGAGCTTCAGCGTTTTGTAGAGATCCTGCGTCGGGAGATCAACCCGGAGCGGATCATCCTCTTCGGATCCCTGGCGACCGGGGAGATCGGGCCATGGTCGGATATTGATCTCGTCATCGTCATGCGGACGGACCAGCCGTTCATCGAGCGCCTTCACACCATCCGGCGGCTCCTTCAGCCCCGCGTGGCCACCGATCTGCTGGTCTACACGCCGGAGGAGTTCGAGCAGCTCGCCCGGGAACGGCCATTTGTGCGGGAGGAAATCCTGGCCAAGGGGGTGCTTCTCTATGCACGAGGCGGCTAA
- the cysS gene encoding cysteine--tRNA ligase produces MSLVVYNFLTRRKEPFIPLHEGRVHMYVCGPTVYDHAHVGHAKLYVSMDVIVRYFRYRGYKVRYVQNITDVGHLLDTGEDRILKGAARERLEPMELVEKYMRSYFEDMDALGVVRPDISPRASCHIPEMIEMIKVLIQKGHAYEVNGSVYFSVESWPEYGKLSGRRLEEQEEGVRVPVREEKRHPADFALWKRAEPEHILRWPSPWGWGYPGWHIECSVMATKYLGQPFDIHGGGIDNLFPHNESEIAQAEAANGVPFARYWLLTGSLTVNGVKMSKSLGNVVRIKDALQRYRPQAIRLFILSSHYRSPIDYSEEAMEGAEKGLDRLWNTVIEVRERLARGDAPESAEPEAFMEEIQRARRAFLEAMDDDFSTPEALSVLFEFSKAVNGLLFGGATVGRPVLEAIDAVYRELGGQVLGLIPDEIRPDVPSDLVAGLVQLLIELRAEARRQRDFARADQIRERLRALGILLEDRPDGTTWRMGRAGS; encoded by the coding sequence ATGAGCCTGGTCGTCTATAACTTCCTCACCCGCCGCAAGGAGCCCTTCATCCCGCTGCATGAGGGACGGGTCCACATGTATGTGTGCGGGCCGACGGTCTATGACCACGCCCACGTCGGCCACGCCAAGCTTTACGTCTCCATGGATGTCATCGTCCGCTACTTCCGCTACCGCGGCTACAAGGTCCGCTACGTCCAAAACATCACCGACGTGGGACACCTGCTGGACACGGGGGAGGACCGCATCCTGAAGGGGGCGGCGCGGGAGCGCCTGGAGCCGATGGAGTTGGTGGAGAAATACATGCGCAGCTACTTCGAGGATATGGACGCCCTGGGGGTGGTCCGGCCGGACATCTCCCCGCGGGCCTCGTGCCACATCCCCGAGATGATCGAGATGATCAAAGTCCTGATCCAGAAAGGCCATGCCTACGAGGTCAATGGCTCTGTCTACTTCTCGGTGGAGTCCTGGCCGGAATACGGGAAGCTGTCGGGCCGCCGTCTGGAGGAGCAGGAGGAGGGCGTGCGGGTCCCGGTGCGGGAGGAGAAGCGCCATCCCGCCGACTTCGCCCTCTGGAAGCGCGCCGAGCCGGAGCACATCCTGCGCTGGCCCAGCCCCTGGGGCTGGGGCTACCCGGGGTGGCACATCGAGTGCTCGGTGATGGCCACCAAATACCTGGGCCAGCCTTTCGACATCCACGGCGGGGGCATCGACAACCTGTTCCCCCACAACGAGAGCGAGATCGCCCAGGCCGAGGCCGCCAACGGGGTGCCCTTCGCCCGCTACTGGCTGCTCACCGGCTCGCTCACGGTGAACGGGGTCAAGATGAGCAAAAGCCTGGGGAACGTGGTGCGCATCAAGGACGCCCTCCAACGCTACCGCCCCCAGGCCATCCGCCTCTTCATCCTCTCCAGCCACTACCGCTCGCCCATCGATTACAGCGAGGAGGCCATGGAGGGGGCTGAGAAGGGCCTGGACCGCCTCTGGAACACGGTGATCGAGGTGCGGGAGCGGCTGGCCCGCGGGGACGCCCCCGAGTCGGCGGAGCCGGAGGCGTTTATGGAGGAGATCCAGCGGGCGCGGCGCGCCTTCCTGGAGGCCATGGACGACGATTTCAGCACGCCGGAGGCCCTGTCGGTCCTCTTCGAGTTCTCCAAGGCCGTCAACGGCCTCCTGTTCGGCGGGGCCACGGTGGGCCGTCCCGTCCTGGAGGCCATCGACGCCGTCTACCGGGAGCTGGGCGGCCAGGTCCTGGGCCTGATCCCCGATGAGATCCGGCCGGACGTCCCCTCGGACCTGGTGGCGGGGCTAGTGCAGTTGCTGATCGAGCTGCGGGCGGAGGCCCGCCGCCAGCGCGACTTCGCCCGGGCCGATCAGATCCGCGAGCGCCTGCGGGCCCTGGGGATCCTCCTGGAGGACCGGCCCGACGGCACCACCTGGCGGATGGGACGGGCGGGATCTTAG
- a CDS encoding PIN/TRAM domain-containing protein, protein MDFERFLRLIGMVVLGIAGWRLGMDAARMGLDSRPAWQFALAFALAGAILGLVLTPWLTIRPAAMIRQVIRPIPLQQLLAGTAGLILGLIMAGLVSYPLSLLPDPLGRVLPSLGAVFFGYLGLTVAGTRYKDLLALLPRHLRERDGEHAILLDTSVIIDGRIADVVRTGFIQATLLVPRFVLNELQHIADSQDPLRRNRGRRGLEILNRMQKEGHVPIRIVDMEAEGREVDEKLIALARRLRCPIMTNDYNLNRVAELQNVRVLNINELANAVRTILLPGESLTLSIIQEGKEPGQGVGYLEDGTMVVVEEGRRYIGREIPVVVTKVLQTAAGRMIFARPEEPARSAS, encoded by the coding sequence ATGGATTTCGAGCGCTTTCTCCGCCTGATCGGCATGGTGGTGCTGGGGATCGCCGGGTGGCGCCTGGGGATGGACGCCGCCCGGATGGGGCTGGACTCCCGGCCGGCGTGGCAGTTCGCCCTCGCCTTCGCCCTGGCCGGCGCCATCCTGGGCCTGGTCCTTACCCCCTGGCTGACCATCCGCCCGGCGGCCATGATCCGGCAGGTGATCCGTCCCATCCCCCTGCAGCAGCTGCTCGCCGGCACCGCCGGGCTCATCCTGGGCCTGATCATGGCCGGGCTGGTCTCCTATCCCCTCTCCCTGCTGCCCGACCCGCTGGGCCGGGTCCTGCCCTCCCTGGGGGCGGTGTTCTTCGGTTACCTGGGCCTCACCGTGGCCGGGACCCGCTATAAGGACCTCCTGGCCCTGCTCCCCCGCCACCTGCGGGAGCGGGACGGCGAGCACGCCATCCTCCTGGACACCAGCGTGATCATCGACGGGCGCATCGCCGACGTCGTCCGCACCGGCTTCATCCAAGCCACCCTGCTGGTGCCGCGCTTCGTCCTGAACGAGCTGCAACACATCGCTGACTCCCAGGACCCCCTGCGGCGGAACCGGGGGCGGCGCGGCCTGGAGATCCTCAACCGCATGCAGAAAGAGGGCCACGTCCCCATTCGCATCGTGGATATGGAGGCGGAAGGGCGGGAGGTCGATGAGAAGCTGATCGCCCTGGCCCGCCGGCTGCGCTGCCCGATCATGACCAACGATTACAACCTCAACCGCGTGGCGGAGCTGCAGAACGTCCGGGTCCTGAACATCAACGAGCTGGCCAACGCCGTGCGCACCATCCTTCTGCCCGGCGAATCTCTCACCCTCTCCATCATCCAGGAGGGGAAGGAGCCCGGCCAGGGCGTGGGCTATCTGGAGGATGGGACGATGGTGGTGGTGGAGGAGGGGCGGCGCTACATCGGACGGGAGATCCCGGTGGTGGTCACCAAGGTGCTCCAGACCGCGGCGGGGCGGATGATCTTCGCCCGCCCGGAGGAGCCGGCCCGCAGCGCTTCATAG
- a CDS encoding class I SAM-dependent methyltransferase produces MTTVELYEKAAQRGLPSLIWGPGQARRLELMRRYAILEGARILVDGCGIGVYVEALRAFSREVHGLDIDADYLREARRRGIGCVVQAAAEALPYPDGSFDVILSHEVIEHVDDDRRAVAEMVRVLRPGGRILLFCPNRWFPFETHGHYWRGRYYFGNTPLINYLPDPLRNRLAPHVRTYSGRALRRLFAGLPVRIVHHTRIFPAFDRIADRHPCLGRWLRRLADRLEHTPLNRLGLSHFLVVEKIR; encoded by the coding sequence ATGACGACCGTCGAGCTCTATGAGAAGGCCGCCCAACGCGGGTTGCCCAGCCTGATCTGGGGGCCGGGACAGGCCCGACGTCTGGAGCTGATGCGGCGTTACGCCATCCTGGAGGGAGCCCGCATCCTGGTGGATGGCTGCGGGATCGGGGTCTATGTGGAGGCCCTGCGGGCGTTCTCCCGGGAGGTGCATGGGCTGGACATCGACGCCGACTACCTGCGGGAGGCCCGCCGGCGCGGCATCGGATGCGTGGTGCAGGCCGCCGCCGAAGCCCTCCCCTACCCCGACGGGAGCTTCGATGTGATCCTTTCCCATGAGGTCATCGAGCACGTGGATGATGACCGTCGGGCGGTCGCGGAGATGGTGCGGGTGCTGCGCCCCGGCGGGCGGATCCTCCTGTTCTGCCCGAACCGCTGGTTCCCTTTTGAAACCCATGGGCACTACTGGCGGGGGCGGTATTACTTCGGGAACACCCCCCTAATCAACTACCTGCCGGATCCTCTACGCAACCGTCTAGCTCCCCACGTGCGGACCTATAGCGGGCGGGCCTTGCGCCGCCTCTTCGCCGGCCTCCCGGTGCGCATTGTGCACCACACCCGGATCTTCCCCGCCTTCGATCGGATCGCGGACCGGCATCCCTGCCTTGGTCGCTGGCTGCGCCGCCTGGCCGACCGTCTGGAGCACACCCCCCTGAACCGGTTGGGGCTCTCCCACTTCCTGGTGGTGGAAAAGATCCGGTAA
- a CDS encoding undecaprenyl-phosphate glucose phosphotransferase, producing MNRKRARWLHSALLLLNDLGMTALAFYAAYAIRARLPWPYPPQNLPGFPAYLPMLGVLLLYVASLFFLHRLYHLGRATSRLDELSRAAAAFSLAVIFTVATVSLAFKDTLFGFDYPRAMVLYAWGLGILLVAIGRLLVRGLWGALRARGWDRSRMLIVGTGEAAEAVIRRIQNAPEFGYEPIGVVALRGNGATHVAGVPVIGTAEDLPDLVYARDVDEVLIAVPEAPHSEVLRLISLCERSNLSIKIYPDIFQLIATQPSLDDLGGLPLLTVRDVAQRGWKLALKRAMDIVGAAVGLILLSPLMLLIAILIKLDSPGPVFYVQERMGLDGRPFLMLKFRSMRADAEKEGPGWTRPDDPRRTRVGAILRRLNLDELPQLINVLLGDMSLVGPRPERPVYVEQFRRVIPRYMERHREKAGITGWAQINGLRGDTSITERTKYDLWYVENWSLWLDIKILLRTLVQTLTFRSPNAY from the coding sequence ATGAACCGGAAGCGTGCCCGGTGGCTGCACAGCGCCCTCCTGTTGCTGAACGATCTGGGGATGACGGCTCTCGCCTTCTACGCCGCTTACGCGATCCGCGCCCGGCTCCCATGGCCCTATCCCCCCCAGAACCTGCCGGGCTTCCCGGCTTACCTCCCGATGCTGGGGGTGCTGCTCCTTTACGTGGCCAGCCTGTTCTTCCTCCACCGGCTCTATCATCTCGGCCGGGCCACCTCCCGTCTGGATGAACTGTCCCGGGCCGCGGCGGCCTTCTCCCTCGCGGTGATCTTCACCGTGGCCACCGTCTCCCTGGCGTTCAAAGACACCCTGTTCGGTTTCGATTATCCGCGGGCTATGGTGCTGTATGCCTGGGGCCTGGGGATCCTCCTCGTCGCGATCGGCCGTCTGCTGGTGCGGGGCCTGTGGGGCGCCCTGCGGGCCCGGGGCTGGGACCGCAGCCGCATGCTGATCGTGGGGACGGGCGAGGCGGCGGAGGCGGTGATCCGCCGCATCCAGAACGCGCCCGAGTTCGGCTACGAGCCCATCGGCGTGGTGGCCCTGCGGGGCAACGGCGCCACCCATGTGGCGGGGGTCCCGGTGATCGGGACCGCTGAGGATCTCCCGGATTTGGTCTACGCCCGGGACGTCGATGAGGTGCTGATCGCCGTCCCGGAGGCTCCCCACAGCGAGGTGCTGCGCCTGATCTCCCTGTGCGAGCGCAGCAACCTCTCCATCAAGATCTACCCCGATATCTTCCAGCTGATCGCCACCCAGCCCTCCCTGGATGACCTGGGAGGGTTGCCGCTGCTCACCGTGCGGGATGTCGCCCAGCGGGGCTGGAAGCTGGCTCTCAAGCGGGCGATGGACATCGTAGGGGCCGCGGTGGGATTGATCCTGCTCTCGCCTCTCATGCTGCTCATCGCCATCCTGATCAAGCTGGATTCCCCCGGGCCGGTCTTCTACGTGCAGGAGCGCATGGGGCTGGACGGGCGTCCCTTCCTGATGCTCAAGTTCCGCTCCATGCGGGCGGACGCCGAGAAGGAGGGGCCGGGCTGGACCCGGCCGGATGATCCGCGGCGGACCCGGGTGGGCGCGATCCTGCGTCGGCTGAACCTGGACGAGCTGCCCCAGCTGATCAACGTGCTGCTGGGGGACATGAGCCTGGTGGGGCCGCGCCCGGAGCGCCCCGTCTACGTGGAGCAGTTCCGCCGCGTGATCCCCCGCTACATGGAGCGCCATCGGGAGAAGGCGGGGATCACCGGCTGGGCGCAGATCAACGGCCTGCGGGGAGACACCTCCATCACGGAGCGCACCAAATACGATCTCTGGTATGTGGAGAACTGGTCCCTCTGGCTGGACATCAAGATCCTGCTGCGCACTCTGGTTCAGACCCTCACCTTCCGAAGCCCCAACGCCTATTGA
- a CDS encoding glycosyltransferase family 2 protein, translating to MREAMAELDVGVVIVNYNTRELLRRCLQTVQASRGVTFEVCVVDNASEDGSAAMVEQEFPQVRLIRSPVNGGYAYGNNLGLRAFGFGEPGRTPRIRYALLLNPDTEVPPDALARMVAFMDAHPEAGAAGPKIVRPDGSLDLACRRSFPTPEVAFYRFSGLSRLFPKSPRFARYNLTFLDPDQTYEVDSVVGAFMMVRREAILQVGLLDESFFMYGEDLDWAYRIKQAGWKIYYYPEVVVLHVKRASSRMSPRARYEFNRAMWIFYRKHYQATTPAWLDLLVRVGLVLKGGWRLWREMRRDLRERREAPAFSASER from the coding sequence ATGAGGGAGGCGATGGCGGAGCTGGACGTTGGAGTGGTCATCGTGAACTACAACACGCGGGAGCTGTTGCGGCGCTGCCTGCAGACGGTGCAGGCCAGCCGGGGCGTGACCTTTGAAGTGTGCGTGGTGGACAACGCCTCGGAGGACGGCAGCGCAGCGATGGTGGAGCAGGAATTCCCGCAGGTCCGGTTGATCCGCAGCCCGGTCAACGGCGGCTACGCCTATGGGAACAACCTGGGGCTGCGCGCTTTCGGCTTCGGGGAGCCGGGGCGGACGCCCAGAATCCGTTACGCCCTGCTTCTCAACCCGGACACCGAGGTGCCGCCGGACGCCCTGGCCCGGATGGTGGCCTTCATGGACGCCCACCCGGAGGCCGGGGCGGCAGGCCCGAAGATCGTTCGTCCCGATGGCTCCCTGGACCTGGCGTGCCGGCGCAGCTTCCCCACCCCGGAGGTGGCCTTCTACCGCTTCTCCGGCCTGAGCCGGCTCTTCCCGAAGAGCCCTCGCTTCGCCCGCTACAATCTGACCTTCCTGGACCCGGATCAAACCTATGAGGTGGATTCCGTCGTCGGGGCGTTCATGATGGTGCGCCGCGAGGCCATTCTGCAGGTAGGGCTGCTGGACGAATCGTTCTTCATGTATGGGGAGGATCTGGACTGGGCGTATCGCATCAAGCAAGCCGGCTGGAAGATCTATTACTACCCGGAGGTGGTCGTCCTGCACGTCAAGCGCGCCTCCAGCCGGATGAGCCCGCGGGCCCGCTATGAGTTCAACCGGGCGATGTGGATCTTCTATCGGAAGCACTATCAGGCCACCACGCCGGCCTGGCTGGATCTGCTGGTGCGGGTGGGGCTGGTGCTGAAGGGAGGCTGGCGGCTGTGGCGGGAGATGCGCCGGGACCTGCGGGAGCGCCGCGAGGCCCCCGCCTTCTCCGCTTCAGAGCGGTGA
- a CDS encoding sortase — translation MGKEPSLEDLERALALKRREVRLKRWIREGRLPLEASPPAGEPTPPEPPALPPDPHLHAEVEWEAPRWRFRLPRPRISWATWRDHLLLGVEITAVLGAIFLLLSSWQAMRPAASGEGPRATPTPTPLIPVLVLPGGHRPPTAPGEPAPNPEEIPEHLRALVASLPTPVPITPGPRSPTRIVIPAIGVDAPVVPGTDWEALKKGVGHHPGTANPGEPGNMVLAGHNDIYGEVFRDLEKLRIGDEIWVYAGSRAYRYVVVQKQVVLPTQVEVMAPTRDPVVTLITCYPYRVDTHRLVVVGELR, via the coding sequence ATGGGCAAGGAGCCGAGCCTGGAGGACCTGGAGCGGGCCCTGGCCCTGAAGCGCCGTGAGGTCCGCCTGAAACGATGGATCCGGGAGGGACGCCTTCCCCTGGAGGCGTCGCCCCCCGCCGGGGAGCCCACCCCCCCGGAGCCGCCGGCCCTCCCTCCGGATCCTCACCTCCACGCGGAGGTGGAGTGGGAAGCTCCCCGATGGCGGTTCCGGCTGCCTCGCCCGCGCATCTCGTGGGCAACCTGGCGGGACCACCTCCTGCTGGGGGTGGAGATCACAGCCGTGCTGGGAGCCATTTTCCTGCTGCTCTCTTCCTGGCAGGCCATGCGTCCGGCCGCCTCCGGCGAAGGGCCCCGGGCGACCCCCACGCCCACGCCCTTGATCCCTGTCCTGGTTCTACCGGGCGGGCATCGACCGCCCACCGCCCCGGGGGAGCCCGCGCCGAACCCGGAGGAGATCCCCGAACACCTGCGGGCCCTCGTGGCCTCCCTCCCCACTCCGGTGCCCATCACCCCGGGCCCGCGAAGCCCCACCCGCATCGTCATCCCCGCCATCGGGGTGGACGCCCCCGTGGTCCCAGGGACGGATTGGGAAGCCTTGAAAAAAGGCGTGGGACATCACCCGGGGACGGCGAACCCCGGGGAGCCCGGGAACATGGTGCTGGCCGGCCATAACGACATTTACGGGGAAGTGTTCCGGGACCTCGAGAAGCTCCGCATCGGCGATGAGATCTGGGTCTACGCCGGAAGCCGGGCCTATCGCTACGTCGTGGTCCAGAAACAGGTGGTCCTCCCCACCCAGGTGGAGGTGATGGCCCCCACCCGCGATCCGGTGGTTACCCTGATCACGTGTTATCCTTATCGGGTGGACACCCACCGGCTGGTGGTGGTGGGAGAGCTGCGATGA
- a CDS encoding NAD(P)/FAD-dependent oxidoreductase — translation MEPKSFWLQTADPYTPNPPLTGEVHADVAILGGGFTGLSAALHLKEAEPGLQVAVLEQAYIGYGASGRNAGFAMTLFGLTLSLTALRFGRQAAAEAHRYMERAVDYVEELIARYGIACDYERPGFLRVATSPAYVRRIREEIELAHRLGLTGIEWLDAQAVREQVNSPRYLGAWWEPRCALLHPLRYVRGLKRAAEGLGVHIYEHTPVQTIERGPGGFRLRTPQGILRAEKLVLAANAYSHRLPFIRRKQVPAFTYIVVTEPLSPERLAPIGWRNRQGIEDARNLVHYYRLTPDNRLLMGGGDVGVPFGNRMDLDENERIFRELEAYIPEVFPSLKGVRIEYRWGGPVSVTVDMAPAIGYVGDRRAVYALGCIGHGVALTTMNGQIVRDLILERRTPLTELFFVNRRVIPWPPEPLRFAIGHLIRGYMRLEDRILDRGPASP, via the coding sequence ATGGAACCGAAGAGCTTCTGGTTGCAGACTGCGGACCCCTACACGCCGAACCCACCCCTGACGGGGGAGGTACACGCGGACGTGGCGATCCTCGGCGGGGGGTTCACCGGCCTCTCCGCTGCCCTGCATTTGAAAGAAGCGGAGCCGGGGCTGCAGGTCGCTGTCTTGGAGCAGGCTTACATCGGCTACGGGGCCAGCGGGCGCAACGCCGGCTTCGCCATGACCCTCTTCGGGCTCACCCTCTCCCTGACGGCGCTTCGCTTCGGCCGCCAAGCCGCCGCGGAAGCCCATCGCTATATGGAGCGGGCCGTCGACTATGTGGAAGAGCTCATCGCCCGCTACGGCATCGCCTGCGATTACGAGCGGCCGGGGTTCCTGCGTGTGGCCACCTCCCCAGCTTACGTCCGACGGATCCGGGAGGAGATCGAGCTGGCCCATCGCCTGGGGCTGACCGGGATCGAGTGGCTGGACGCCCAGGCTGTGCGGGAACAGGTGAACTCGCCCCGCTACCTGGGAGCCTGGTGGGAACCCCGCTGCGCCCTCCTCCACCCCCTCCGATATGTGCGGGGGCTGAAGCGGGCCGCCGAGGGCCTCGGCGTCCACATCTACGAGCACACCCCTGTCCAGACCATCGAGCGCGGTCCGGGCGGCTTCCGCCTGCGCACCCCGCAGGGGATCCTGCGGGCGGAGAAGCTGGTGCTCGCGGCCAACGCCTACTCTCACCGACTCCCTTTCATCCGCCGTAAGCAGGTCCCCGCCTTCACCTACATCGTGGTGACGGAGCCCCTCTCCCCGGAACGGTTGGCCCCCATCGGCTGGCGGAACCGGCAGGGGATCGAGGATGCCCGCAACCTGGTGCATTACTACCGCCTGACCCCCGACAACCGCCTGCTGATGGGCGGAGGGGATGTCGGCGTCCCCTTCGGAAACCGGATGGATCTCGACGAGAACGAACGGATCTTCCGGGAGCTGGAAGCCTACATCCCGGAGGTCTTCCCCTCCCTGAAAGGGGTGCGGATCGAATATCGATGGGGCGGGCCGGTCTCGGTCACCGTCGACATGGCCCCGGCCATTGGATATGTGGGGGACCGCCGGGCGGTCTACGCCCTGGGTTGCATCGGCCACGGCGTGGCCCTGACGACCATGAACGGCCAGATCGTGCGCGATCTGATCCTGGAACGCCGGACCCCCCTCACGGAGCTGTTCTTCGTCAACCGGCGGGTGATCCCGTGGCCGCCGGAGCCGCTGCGCTTCGCCATCGGGCATCTCATCCGGGGGTATATGCGCCTGGAGGATCGGATCTTGGATCGCGGGCCGGCAAGCCCATGA
- a CDS encoding class I SAM-dependent methyltransferase, whose product MIRKPRTRLKPSLPPDLYGEEYFLSACEGYEEFLRTRGEHLSRRLQAAFAVAEVRPGMRVLDVGCGRGEIVRHCARMGAWAIGIDYAAAAVQLSARLLREAVDLQAPAALAQADAKYLPFPAGVFDRVLMFDVVEHLFPWELRLALREAHRVLKPGGMLVIHTAPNRWYDAYAYPLVRLVRTLQGLGHLYPPNPRTLNVPVNEAVHVNEQGPLGLWWALRRAGFRPVRVWLSTPPQNRQEGPFFRMLRHIAFRWIPFRWFFEREVFAVAIRP is encoded by the coding sequence GTGATCCGCAAACCGAGGACGCGTTTGAAACCCTCGCTGCCGCCCGATCTCTACGGGGAGGAATACTTTCTCTCCGCCTGCGAGGGCTATGAGGAGTTCCTCCGCACACGCGGGGAACATCTCTCCCGGCGCCTCCAGGCCGCCTTCGCCGTGGCGGAGGTCCGCCCCGGCATGCGGGTGCTGGACGTCGGCTGCGGGCGTGGAGAGATCGTCCGTCATTGCGCCCGCATGGGCGCATGGGCCATCGGCATCGATTACGCCGCCGCTGCCGTTCAGCTTTCGGCCCGCCTGCTCCGAGAGGCTGTCGACCTGCAGGCCCCGGCCGCCCTGGCCCAGGCCGACGCCAAATACCTTCCCTTCCCGGCAGGGGTGTTCGACCGGGTGCTGATGTTCGACGTGGTCGAGCACCTCTTCCCATGGGAGCTCCGCCTGGCGCTGCGGGAGGCTCACCGGGTGCTGAAGCCCGGCGGGATGCTGGTCATCCACACCGCTCCGAACCGCTGGTATGATGCCTATGCCTATCCCCTCGTCCGCCTGGTCCGCACCCTTCAGGGCCTGGGCCACCTCTACCCGCCCAACCCGCGCACCCTCAACGTCCCGGTCAACGAGGCCGTCCATGTGAACGAACAGGGTCCCCTCGGCCTGTGGTGGGCCCTGCGCCGGGCAGGCTTCCGCCCGGTTCGGGTCTGGCTCTCGACTCCCCCGCAAAACCGCCAGGAGGGGCCCTTCTTCCGCATGCTGCGCCACATCGCCTTCCGCTGGATCCCCTTCCGCTGGTTCTTCGAGCGGGAAGTGTTCGCCGTGGCGATCCGGCCATAA